Within the Musa acuminata AAA Group cultivar baxijiao chromosome BXJ2-9, Cavendish_Baxijiao_AAA, whole genome shotgun sequence genome, the region CAATAAACCACTATCCCACATGATAAATAAGGTATTTTGAAGCAAGCATAGTGAACACAGTAGTATTCTGGCATAAAAAAATAGGAAACCACAGCATTCACACTGTTATAATGTCAAGCGCAGTAAAGTAAAACAAAGTGAGAAAAGCCAAAAACGTTGTGCGTAGTTTATTTGCCAAACATACAAAATGTGTGATGTATGTGTCatacatgccaaaaatatgtgTAAAGCGACACATGaatgatagaaaaaataaaattacacAATAATCAAAAGAGGGGGCCAATTTTTTTGAAATTTAGGAGTACTGTTTGTCAAAAACTAAAAGGGAGAGAGACTCTTTGGGGAAAAACTTAAAatgaggaattttttttttttgaaggaaatcaattttttttaaaaaaaaatggcTGAAAACCTTAATAGCAgaacccccacccccaccccccctggATTTCCGCAAAACTTGTTTATTTAAGAAAACTATTGCTTACTGAACAACATGATCTAAATTATAAAGGACAGCTCTGACTCGATATGTTAGACAGACACGTCTGCTCTGTTTATGGATCCTCCGATGACGGGATCTATAAGCCACACCAGCTTCCAAGTGTTGGGAGTGCCTCAAATGATCCAAACATGTCAAGCTCTCTCTGTTCTCATAATTTTCAGAGCCTGGATGCCTCCATTTCCCCATCTATTGTTGGAACTCGAATGACCAGTGAGTACTGGTTCATTTCTGATAGCTGGTGAGCTTACTGAGCGTGATTGTCCGGAACGGCTCACTGAGATACGCTTGTGTTCGAGCAGATATCTCCTGTGCCACAGAGCGCATCGAAGGTCGAGAGACGGGATCGGTCCGTGCGCAGGCGAGCGCCACTTTCACCACGAACACCACCTCCTCCGCCAATTGCCCTGTCGGAGGAGGCAGCCTCTGGTCCAACACATCTTTCAAGAACGGATcacttccttcctcctccccctctgACGGCGGCGACAAGGCTTGCAGGGAGGATAGGAGGTCCCCTGGATGCTTCCCCATCATGGCCTCTAGTGCCACTACACCAAAGCTATACGCATCGCACTTCTCTGTGACCCTCATTGTGTAAGCCAATTCTGCAAAGAGAAAAAAGCAGAGGTTTCATTAGGATTGATAACTTGGACAAGAACTTTAATGGTACTCATTCTTGTGCAGGTCAGTAGAGGATGAGAAAGAATGGAGGATGTACAGAGAGAGTCGTTGTTGTCACAAGAAGAGTTGTTACCTGGGGCCATGTAGCCGTAGGATCCGGCAACGGAGGTCCAATTAGAAGAACCAGGATTCAGCAGCTTTGCAGTGCCGAAATCCGACACACGAGGCTCGAAATCGGACTCAAGCAGGATGTTGTTCACCGAGATGTCTCGGTGGACGATGGGCGGCGACCGGTCGTGGTGCAAGTAGGCCAAGGCGTGAGCCACCCCCTGCACCACCTTCACCCTCTTGGCCCAGTCCAGCTTGCTTCCTCCTTCCTCCCCATACAGCACTTTCCCGAGGCTGCCTCTCTCCAGATACTCGTACACCAAGTACATGTACCCGCTTCTCATGCAGAAGCCGTGCAGCTTCACTATGTTCCGGTGCCTCACCTCCGTCAGGGCTCTGATCTCGTTCTCGAAGCTCTTCCGGTTTATCTCTGACACGTCGCCGGCACCCGAGACATGCATGCGCTTCACGGCAACTACTTCGCCGGTCGACAGCTTGGCTTTGAAGACGCTACCGAAGCCACCTTTCCCGATGCAGAAGACCTCGTTGAAGTTGTCTGTGGCATTCACTATGTCAAGGAAGGTGAACTTGCGTTCCTTTTCCCAAATCAAAGACTCAGAGGTCTCCCAATTACTACTACTCTCCGTCTCATACTTATCTTCCTCTTTCCTTCTGCAAGCTATCATGACTATAAGAACAATGATTGCCAACACCAAAACCCCGGCGATTGGTACAACAATGGCAATGATGAGCTTCCTGTGATTCTTGTGAGAACTCATGTTGCCAGAAGAATTAGAGCTGCAAGAAAGTAAACCGGTCACATTACCACAGATCCCTGGGTTACCGGCGTAGGCCTCGGCAGAGGCTTTCTCGAAAGCGTTCCCCGTTGGAATGGGCCCTGTGAGATTGTTGTAGGAGAAGTCCACAGATTCTAGGCTGAACATACTGGACAAAGCTGCTGGGATTGGCCCAGAGAGATTGTTGTGGGAGAAATTGAGCTTGAGCAGCTTTGTCAGCTTCCCTAGATTGGAAGGGATCATTCCGGTGAGAGAATTGCTGCTCAAATCTAGTAGGATCTGAAGCGAGTCCAAATTGCCAAGCTGATATGGTATGTCCCCAGACAGATCATTCTTGCGTAGATTCAACAGCAGTAGTTTCTTCAGATTGCCCAGCTCACCAGGGATCCGACCAGTGAGCTGATTCTCCGACAGATCAAGATTTTCGAGTAGAGATACGGCACCCAGCTGTGGAGGAATTGACCCCGACAACAGATTGTTGCTCAGATCGAGCTTATATAGAAACTTCGAGGTCCCCAATTCAGGTGGGATATGTCCTTTCAGATAGTTCGAGGCCAAGCCAAGCTCCCGTAGGTTGGTCATGTTGCCGATTGCTGCAGGTATCTCACCGGAGATGTCGTTTCCGGTGACGTAAAAGTGAGTGAGATTCTTGCACTCCCCCCAGTCCGGCGAGAGGGTCCCGGTCAACTGATTCCCACTGAGATCCAAGAAAACAAGCTCAGGATGCACCCCGAAAGCTTCTGAGATGTCTCCGCTGAAGTTGTTCAGCTCAAACCGGGCTCGAACTAGCTCAGTGCAATTGCGCAAGCAGGCCGGCAGTGCGCCAGAGAAGTTGTTGTAGTTGACAGTGATCACCTGAAGGCCGAAGCCGTCGCATAATCCTGGTGGCAACTCCCCTGAGAAGGTATTGTTCGCGAAGCTGACATAGTATAGTAGCCCATTCCGGCCGAGGTCGTTCGGTACACGACCCCTGAGCTTGTTGTCGAAGACCGATATGTATTGGAGGTTCGGAAGCTGTCCGATGGCGCTCGGCAGCTCCCCCTCCAATTGGTTCGTGTTAATGTCTAGCTTCTGCAATGCCGTCATGTTCCCTATCTCCGGTGGGATCTTGCCGGTGAGGCTGTTGTAGAAGAGAGACAAGGCAGTCAGCTGTTTGAGGTTGCCGATCGTCCGAGGAATCGGACCTGTCAGTGAGTTCACCGACAGATCCAACTCCACCAAGTTGACCAAATTCCCGATCTCAGGTGGAATGAGACCAGATATGTTGCTGCCGAAGAGATACAGATAACTCAAGTTTGTGGCGAATCCGATCTCTGGTGGAATCCGTCCAGTTATTAGATTGTTCTGTATCTGAAAGGATATAAGCTGAGACCAACTACCGAAGTAGTCAGGCGGTATCTCGCCGGAGAGAAAATTGCTGGAGATCCCAAACTCCCTCATCTTGGTGAATCTCACAAAGGATTGCGGTAACCTGCCAGTGAGTTGATTGAAGGACAACTCAATGTAGTTGAGATGAGTACAGTTTCCAAGTTCAGTAGGAATGGTGGAATTCAGTCCTGCCGACTTCATATCGAGGCGTTCGAGGTACCGAAGCTGGCCCAGAGAAGAAGGAATTGGCCCGCCTAGAGAATTGTTGAACAGTTCGAGAGTTCGGAGTTCAGACATCGATCCAAGGATCGGCGGGATACCTCCGGTTAGGTTGTTAATTCCGAGGCGAAGGTCTCGGAGCCTTCGAAGCCTTGCAAGGGAAACAGGAACGGGGCCTGTGAGGTTGTTGTAGGTGAGATCGAGGTAAACCAACTTGGTACAGTTCAGGACGAAGGGAGGGAATTCGTCGGTCAGGCTATTGACGGCCAGCGAAAGGTACGTCAACGCAGGCATGACAGCGAACTTGGAGTAGTCTGGTGTTTCCAAGTAATTTAGCTGGAGATCGACATACCGTGCCTTGTGCAGATGGCTAAGCTGGTACGGGATCACACCGGCGAGGTTGTTGTTGTAGAGACGAAGGTCGAGAAGCTCCGACAACTGCCCGATCTGGGGGGGGATGGATCCATCAAAGCTATTGCCGCTGAGATTTAATGAGCTGAGATTGGAAAGAGCAGAGATGGCCGAGGGGATGGATCCATAGAGGAGGTTACTGCTGAGATCGAGCCTGACGAGGTTGGACATGGTAGAGAAGTTGAAGTCGTCGAGCGAGCCGTTGAGATTGGAGTTGGGCAAGCTTAGCTCCAGCACTCGGCCGCTGTAGTCGCAGCGGACGCCGAACCATCTACATGGGCTGCTGGAGTTGGCGAGAGACCATGAGCTAAGAGAGTCGGGCTGAACCAAGCTAGATTTCCATCTCAATAGAGTTTGTGCTTCTTCTGTCTCTGCTTTGGCTTGCAGAGGAGCAaggcaggagaggaagaagagaagaaaaaggcaagGATATTGGGCTGAGATCAGCTCCATGGCTTAATCCAGAAATGGAGAGAGGTTGGCCTAGATAGCAGATGGTGCATTCATGGATGGAAGTGGGTTTGAGTGGCTTTTGCTCGGGGGAAGAAGGTTGCTGCCTGCATGGTTTGACTTGGGAGTCCAATGTCACAAATTGGAGTTGGAAGTTTGAATCCAGAGATAAACAAACAACTGGTCTCATCCGGCTTTCAAGGTCTACTCTTTCTTCACCTACCCATACAAGGCTTCTTAATTTATACTTCACGAGAGAAGATCCATGATTCAGTTTAATTACAGCCTTCCTTTTCTATTGTTTTCCTCCCTGCTCCAGTTGCCAAGCTACAAAAATCAGAACGTAAGTCCAGCCATTAGCTGAAGAAAAAGACATCAGCACCTCAATGACTTCAATGTTCACACACCTAACCCAGCCTGACACTTAAATCGTACTGCCTTGCAAGAAAGTCCTACTGGTAGTTGGCCTGCAGGTCAACTTAATTTTACGGATCCATAAGTAAGCCTATTTGATGTCTCAAGTCAAACAGACCTTAACAAGTTCACACAAACTGAGGTCAACCATCCAAAAGAGCCCACGCAAATCCATCGCGTGACGATGCTGGTAAATAGACTGGTTTTGAATGTTTTCTCGAAAGCTTCATCTACGGAGAATCTAGTGGTCCTCATTTCAGTGTGAATATGGTCCATTGTAGGTCATCTATCTTCACACGAATTCTTCTGGTTTAGCTGTGGTGTTCTTCTGATTGTGTCAGGGCGTTTGCATGCTATCCTTTTTGTTCTGATCGTTCTCAATCCTCATCGAAGAGTGAGGCCCCTCCTCGTTGTATGGTCCATGGTGAAGCGACCTTTTCACTTTTGTTTGAAATAAACAACATTTCTTTCATTCTTTTGATGGAATCTGCTGAACTATTTAATCGCAAGACTGTTAATCGAATGATAGCAAGCCTACTTTTTAACTTTTGCTTGGCAATCACCACTTATGGAAGAAAAGATAGGGTGTTGAAGGGGTCACCCACTGCGGTTATTCTGAACAAAGGGGACCTCAATCAGAATCGACAAGCAAGGCATTGCCAAAACTTCTACTTCAAGACAATTATCTGACATCGATGAAGCCGAAGTTTTCTCATCTTTAAGTTAAGATGTCCCATATCAAATGCATAACTGTTGTTTGTGATTAATTGGATATCAGGAAAATTTTCCTCTAATGAGGTAAGTAAATTTGATTTTTTAACTTCTTTTTTCCACTAAGTATATAGTAAAAATGCTTAACAACTTGTTCGATGGAGGCTAAAATTCTTGTGAAGAAGAAGGACATGCTGATAAAAACTCTTAGTAGTTGGCAATCAGATTAATTCGCATCATATTGATCTCTAATAAACATAAGTTTGTCCGATCTACATCTAACCCATTTATGATCATATTAGGAAAAGTCAGTCCACATCTAAACCATTTAAGTCCGTATCGGTATCAGTTTAGTCCATATAAGtacgtgtgtgtgtgttgtgtatatacAACATCTAGGAGTGACAACAGTAATGGTAGGGCAATGGACCAGGCTAGAGTGATAGCAGGATAGAATTGGCAGCAAAAGGCTTTGGATTGTGAGATTGTAGCTAAACAAACATAATCTTTATACCTATAATGAAACCATCTACACCTGAAACTTAATACCGTATAAGACCAGAAGTTTTCGATTCAAAGCTTTTCCTTCTTGTCTTCTACTCAATAAGTTCTCTTGTCCATTTTACAcatgttttcttctccaaatccaaacaGTAAGCTCCTGATCTTACTAGCAATATTCCATCGACAACTCATCCATCAATTTTAAATCAATCAGGAAGGAAGATAGAGAAACTTCAGAGCCCAAACAATTAACCTTTTCTTATCCAAACTAACAAGAGACAAAAAATGTGAACAAATCTCAGCAGTACAGCTTGAGATTTGTATAATCTATGCAATGGACCACTCTGCCAAACTATCATCAACAAGTCCATAGCTACGATAGCAAAATTAGGTGGGTGTCGAGCACTGTTAACATTACTATGATAAGGATTGATATCCTCAAGTGAACTTCAAGTGCTTAATTTGACTTGGATTTTGTACCCTATATGTTGTCTTAAATATGATCCACTTCAGCACACAATTGAAACTATACATTACCGGGGAAGGTGGTTCCTAAAGCTAGATGAAATAATGATCACGATTAAAGATTATGCTTGTGCTCGTGCATGTGTGGGTAGTAAACTACTATTTCACTATTTTACCCAGAAAACCTTCCAGTAGGGCAGCTCAGTGACACCGTATCTGCCAAATTGCATTCACATCCAATGAAGCAGCTTCAGTCACTCTCTGCTTATGACAATTCTGCAGTCAAACAAGGCTGCTCCTTTGTCCGACTTTAGCCAAAAACGGTTGAGGTGGTGATACTTTATGGCTCTCTGTTCAAACCAAGCAGCATCAATTCTTTCACCTTCTCATCTTACCAATCAAAGTACCGCCCTTAATTTGTTGTCCTTTTCTTTGACCTGGAAAGAATTTGCTGTCATGAAAGAGATGATTCAGTGTCTGGCTAATAATGTAACTGGGTCAGCAGTCAAAACAGATGTAGATTGACAGCTAGATCTAGCCTGACGCCTTTGAAACCTAAgctagtttttttgttttttgtatcCATTCTCTTTTGAATGATTCTTTATAACTTTGACTGGATTTTTGAATTATATTGTCGAGATAAAAAAGTGAAAAATGATTCTCTTCGATAAATATAATATGTTCTAATTGTGTTAGAAAGAGGAGCAATATGGTATTTCATGGTTCTGTTCTTGTACTTGAAATGCAAGCCACAAATTGGAATAACTAAAgaatttctttctcttttaaaatttttaatattttaaaaaatgaaaattatctCCATGGTTCTTCTAGAGCATGTTGAATTGGATTGGATGGGCAAAGGATGTGCTTGCGACACACAAAATTTCTCACTATTTTCTTCCTTTGAATGAGTCCGTAGACAATCTTCCTCAATCTGCGGCTGGCATTTTGTTCAAACAAAAGAAAACTAAAGCTTGTCGTACCAGTCAGACCTGATGTGTTCCCATGCAAGTCGCAGCTAGATGCGGTCTTGAAATCAGCATGTTCATTGGAAGTTTCTCTTCAAAGTCAACACAGCTTACAAACATTGTTTTCAGAAAGCTTTTGGTGAAGGACAAATTAAGCGACCGTTTACTGTTCAAAGTGGAGCCATCAACCGGATGGTCCATGAGTCAAGGTcattatgaaatgacatgcatatgCTCAAACCTAAATGAATGAGTACTACAAATCTCTCTTTGTAGCATGCCATAAAGATATGTTTATGGCTCTGTATTTGAGGACTCGATTTCTCCATTATAAAGATATGTTTATGGCACTGCCCGAGCTCAAGTCGGCCAAGGTGAGCAGCAGCAGTCTGTCACGTGATCTGAGCTCGACTGCCACAACTCAGACTGGGGCAGCCCATGTTTCGGATCGTTGCACTGTTTGAGTCATCGATAACATAACCAACACCAATCCGTGCCCATTAAATTATGGCTCATCCACTTCGAAGATAATACTGTTTTTTCTTGCGTTCAACCATCAGTATTGGGCCCGAGCTGGGAGTTACCATCTTTTTGTGTTCGACGCACTTTAACAGGATAAAATGTCTTAAAGACACTTGACATGACTAGCACTCCATATGATCTAACTAGGTGAAGTGTTTGAATCCCTTAACACTGCTTTTATGTTGGGTCCGGCCCATACGTGGGTTTGGACTGAACAATTGGATCTTTCAACCTAATTAAGAAAAAGAAGGGAGATGTGTGCAGTTGAGGGTAGAGAGGGGATTGGCATGCTGCGAACGGCGAAGGCGCACaatgagagaaaagagagaaaaaaaaaaaagattttgagtTTACCCAACATTATACGTGAAGAATCTTGTCAGTTTTGAACGGTTGGTCAGTTTTGTCGGTTTTGAAAACTGCGAATAGTCAAATTTTGTCGGTTTTGATTTGTGAAGAATGTTTACGGTTAGTTCTATAATTCTAAGTTTACTGTGCTAATTTATAGTTTATCATAAGTTTTACGATTCTAACGGTCCTAATATGTAGTTTATCGTCTTTGAGATATTTTTCTATTATATCTATTTGTTGAGCTCTAAACTTTTTTTCGCATTAggtttttcatattaaaatttggtcttactttatgattgatttattattttactgttatGTTGTTCTGGGTCATATGtgcttttgatatcaagttggtattttaatgaggaactcattttgatacacaaagagagaaaaaaaattattccgctaTAATAGGTTTTTTtctaacaagtggtattagagcaacggGTTGTTTGatgctagtttttttttttcttgtgcgaTTAAAATAGAATAGTtaaatggtatgattaaattgaactcatcaaattattccacttcgagtcatataataaaagatttgtataagtctatcaaggttaaagataaaccttctactatgaacGATGagaaatgagaagttcaacatagaaaagctattgcttgtattagaagatggatgaatataaatttacatgagtatatttctgatgaaaccagagctgatattGTTTGACAAATATTAGAAAACCTCTTTACGAAAAAGATAGTGAGAAATAGAATTTTCCTCCTCaaaagacttgtaaatttgaagtattagatggtggtaacattgttgagcacataagtctatttcagagtcttgctctattgcaaagatttgctctattgtaaaATTTGTATAAGTCCAtcgaggttaaagataaaccttctagtaTGAACGATGAGGAATGAGAAGTTTAATATAGAAAAACTATtacttatattagaagatggatgaatataaatttgcatgagcatattttttatgaaaccaaagctaatgttgtttggcaaaagttagatatggttaaagataatttgctaaatgaagataccagaaggaaagaacaaagtAAATATTATTCTCGTGCATTtgttattaaaaaataagaaaaacatgaaaaaagtcatagtagaaattcatatggttatagaggaagatctaagtctagaagagatatcaaatgttttcactgtaacaggccaggtcacatgaagaaagagtgtatgtTTTGTAAAcgagaacataatgaaataaagaaaaatgataaagagaccaatatagttgttgttgaaggtgatatcattattgtttgtgatgacagttatgtcagtcttgtagctcaggacagtaactgggtaattgactctggtgcttcatttcatattatttctcatggtgatttcttcagatcttacactactggtgattttggtaatgttagaatgggaaacagtggtacatctaagattgtgggtattagagATATTTGTTTGGAAACtaatattgggagcaaattgatactcaaagatgtcagACATGTTTtatatattcgtcttaacttgatatcttatctataggtagacttgatAATGAGGGATTTACATACTATTTtgatgaaagcaaatggaaactcattaAAGGTTTTCTAATTATGGCAAGTGGAAAGAAgcataactctttttatgtcatggaagctaatatatacaaaggagagattaatgcaattcaaaaggttgaaagtatagatctttggcacaagaggcttAGTCATATCAACgataagggacttcaaactcttgctataaagcagttcttactagagttgcaaggtacatctcttaaatcttgtgatcattgtttAGTTAGAAaaatacatagagttgcatttcatacatatccatcatctaaaaaatcatatattattgatttagtttaTATTGATgtatgtactatgcaaactagaattctTGGAGGTgctttttattttgttacttttattgatgatcattctagaaaagtttgggcctttgctttgaaatctaaagaccatgtATTCGAAGTCTTTAAAGAatttcatgttagtgttgaaagagaaactaacaaaaagctaaagtgtgttcgagcaGATAATGATGTTGAGTATAGGGGTTCTTTTGAGAATTACTACAgggtccatggtatcaggcttgaaaaaacagttcctaaaactcctcagtggaacgatgtggcagaaaggatgaacagaaccattgaagaaaggattagataTATGGTTTCCCACGCCAAATTACCTATGTCATTTTGGGGGAGGCTATCAGAACTACAGTTGagttgataaatctttctccattagttcctctaaaaggtgatattctagagagagtatggaaaggaaaagatatatcttataatcacttgagagtaAGTGTCTTTGGGtgaaaagcatttgttcatattcccaaagatgagaggttcaAGCttaataataaggcaaaagcatgtatcttcttaggatatAGTCATAAAGAGTTTGGGTATAGATTATGaaatccaatgaacaag harbors:
- the LOC135623291 gene encoding probable leucine-rich repeat receptor-like protein kinase At1g35710 isoform X2 — translated: MELISAQYPCLFLLFFLSCLAPLQAKAETEEAQTLLRWKSSLVQPDSLSSWSLANSSSPCRWFGVRCDYSGRVLELSLPNSNLNGSLDDFNFSTMSNLVRLDLSSNLLYGSIPSAISALSNLSSLNLSGNSFDGSIPPQIGQLSELLDLRLYNNNLAGVIPYQLSHLHKARLTDEFPPFVLNCTKLVYLDLTYNNLTGPVPVSLARLRRLRDLRLGINNLTGGIPPILGSMSELRTLELFNNSLGGPIPSSLGQLRYLERLDMKSAGLNSTIPTELGNCTHLNYIELSFNQLTGRLPQSFVRFTKMREFGISSNFLSGEIPPDYFGSWSQLISFQIQNNLITGRIPPEIGFATNLSYLYLFGSNISGLIPPEIGNLVNLVELDLSVNSLTGPIPRTIGNLKQLTALSLFYNSLTGKIPPEIGNMTALQKLDINTNQLEGELPSAIGQLPNLQYISVFDNKLRGRVPNDLGRNGLLYYVSFANNTFSGELPPGLCDGFGLQVITVNYNNFSGALPACLRNCTELVRARFELNNFSGDISEAFGVHPELVFLDLSGNQLTGTLSPDWGECKNLTHFYVTGNDISGEIPAAIGNMTNLRELGLASNYLKGHIPPELGTSKFLYKLDLSNNLLSGSIPPQLGAVSLLENLDLSENQLTGRIPGELGNLKKLLLLNLRKNDLSGDIPYQLGNLDSLQILLDLSSNSLTGMIPSNLGKLTKLLKLNFSHNNLSGPIPAALSSMFSLESVDFSYNNLTGPIPTGNAFEKASAEAYAGNPGICGNVTGLLSCSSNSSGNMSSHKNHRKLIIAIVVPIAGVLVLAIIVLIVMIACRRKEEDKYETESSSNWETSESLIWEKERKFTFLDIVNATDNFNEVFCIGKGGFGSVFKAKLSTGEVVAVKRMHVSGAGDVSEINRKSFENEIRALTEVRHRNIVKLHGFCMRSGYMYLVYEYLERGSLGKVLYGEEGGSKLDWAKRVKVVQGVAHALAYLHHDRSPPIVHRDISVNNILLESDFEPRVSDFGTAKLLNPGSSNWTSVAGSYGYMAPELAYTMRVTEKCDAYSFGVVALEAMMGKHPGDLLSSLQALSPPSEGEEEGSDPFLKDVLDQRLPPPTGQLAEEVVFVVKVALACARTDPVSRPSMRSVAQEISARTQAYLSEPFRTITLSKLTSYQK
- the LOC135623291 gene encoding probable leucine-rich repeat receptor-like protein kinase At1g35710 isoform X1 encodes the protein MELISAQYPCLFLLFFLSCLAPLQAKAETEEAQTLLRWKSSLVQPDSLSSWSLANSSSPCRWFGVRCDYSGRVLELSLPNSNLNGSLDDFNFSTMSNLVRLDLSSNLLYGSIPSAISALSNLSSLNLSGNSFDGSIPPQIGQLSELLDLRLYNNNLAGVIPYQLSHLHKARYVDLQLNYLETPDYSKFAVMPALTYLSLAVNSLTDEFPPFVLNCTKLVYLDLTYNNLTGPVPVSLARLRRLRDLRLGINNLTGGIPPILGSMSELRTLELFNNSLGGPIPSSLGQLRYLERLDMKSAGLNSTIPTELGNCTHLNYIELSFNQLTGRLPQSFVRFTKMREFGISSNFLSGEIPPDYFGSWSQLISFQIQNNLITGRIPPEIGFATNLSYLYLFGSNISGLIPPEIGNLVNLVELDLSVNSLTGPIPRTIGNLKQLTALSLFYNSLTGKIPPEIGNMTALQKLDINTNQLEGELPSAIGQLPNLQYISVFDNKLRGRVPNDLGRNGLLYYVSFANNTFSGELPPGLCDGFGLQVITVNYNNFSGALPACLRNCTELVRARFELNNFSGDISEAFGVHPELVFLDLSGNQLTGTLSPDWGECKNLTHFYVTGNDISGEIPAAIGNMTNLRELGLASNYLKGHIPPELGTSKFLYKLDLSNNLLSGSIPPQLGAVSLLENLDLSENQLTGRIPGELGNLKKLLLLNLRKNDLSGDIPYQLGNLDSLQILLDLSSNSLTGMIPSNLGKLTKLLKLNFSHNNLSGPIPAALSSMFSLESVDFSYNNLTGPIPTGNAFEKASAEAYAGNPGICGNVTGLLSCSSNSSGNMSSHKNHRKLIIAIVVPIAGVLVLAIIVLIVMIACRRKEEDKYETESSSNWETSESLIWEKERKFTFLDIVNATDNFNEVFCIGKGGFGSVFKAKLSTGEVVAVKRMHVSGAGDVSEINRKSFENEIRALTEVRHRNIVKLHGFCMRSGYMYLVYEYLERGSLGKVLYGEEGGSKLDWAKRVKVVQGVAHALAYLHHDRSPPIVHRDISVNNILLESDFEPRVSDFGTAKLLNPGSSNWTSVAGSYGYMAPELAYTMRVTEKCDAYSFGVVALEAMMGKHPGDLLSSLQALSPPSEGEEEGSDPFLKDVLDQRLPPPTGQLAEEVVFVVKVALACARTDPVSRPSMRSVAQEISARTQAYLSEPFRTITLSKLTSYQK